In Hirundo rustica isolate bHirRus1 chromosome 2, bHirRus1.pri.v3, whole genome shotgun sequence, one genomic interval encodes:
- the SESN3 gene encoding sestrin-3 has protein sequence MQANGLDERTNLLVEEYSTSGRLDNITQVMSIHTQYLESFLRSQFYMLRMDGPLPLPYRHYIAIMAAARHQCSYLINMHVDEFLKTGGIAEWLNGLEYIPQRLKNLNEINKLLAHRPWLITKEHIQKLVKTGENNWSLPELVHAVVLLAHYHALASFVFGSGINPERDPDTSNGVRLIAVNNFCVCDLANDNNIENASLTSSNFGIADSLSELEALMERMKRLQEDKEDEEASQEEMATRFEKEKKESLLVISGAFDDEIVSTDVSRYVEDPGFGYKDFARRGEDHLPTFRAQDYTWENHGFSLVNRLYSDIGHLLDEKFRMVYNLTYNTMATHEDVDTTTLRRALFNYVHCMYGIRYDDYDYGEVNQLLERSLKVYIKTVTCYPERTTKRMYDSYWRQFKHSEKVHVNLLLMEARMQAELLYALRAITRHLT, from the exons ATGCAAGCAAACGGTTTGGATGAACGTACTAATCTTCTTGTGGAAGAATATTCTACGTCTGGTCGCCTGGACAACATCACCCAGGTCATGAGTATCCATACTCAATACCTGGAGTCTTTCCTCCGCAGCCAGTTCTACATGCTGCGCATGGATGGGCCCCTCCCTTTGCCCTACAGGCACTACATTGCCATCATG gctgctgccagaCATCAGTGTTCCTACCTAATAAATATGCACGTTGATGAGTTTCTGAAGACTGGCGGGATTGCAGAGTGGTTGAACGGTTTAGAATACATTCCCCAAAGGCTGAAAAATCTGAACGAAATAAACAAACTTCTTGCACACCGGCCCTGGCTGATCACGAAAGAGCACATCCAG AAACTTGTCAAGACTGGGGAAAATAATTGGTCTCTTCCTGAACTGGTGCATGCTGTTGTCCTGTTGGCACATTATCATGCTTTGGCAAGTTTTGTATTTGGTAGTGGCATTAATCCAGAGAGAGATCCGGATACATCTAATGGAGTCAGACTTATAGCAGTCAACAACTTCTGTGTCTGTGATCTTGCCAATGACAACAACATAGAAAATGCATCCCTCACAAGTAGCAACTTTGGG ATTGCAGATTCTTTAAGTGAGCTGGAGGCCCTGATGGAAAGGATGAAGAGACTTCAAGAAGATAAAGAGGACGAAGAAGCCTCTCAGGAAGAAATGGCAACTCGCTttgagaaggagaagaaagagagtcTGCTAGTAATTAGTGGAG CATTTGATGATGAAATAGTTTCTACAGATGTCTCCCGATATGTTGAAGATCCTGGGTTTGGGTACAAAGACTTTGCAAGGCGAGGAGAAGACCATCTGCCAACATTCAGAGCTCAG GACTATACTTGGGAAAATCATGGCTTTTCCCTTGTAAACAGGCTTTATTCTGATATTGGGCATCTCCTGGATGAGAAGTTTCGGATGGTGTATAACCTCACATATAACACTATGGCAACACATGAAGATGTTGATACAACTACGCTAAGAAGAGCTTTATTTAACTATGTCCACTGTATGTATGGAATCAG GTATGATGACTATGATTATGGAGAAGTTAATCAGCTACTTGAACGCAGCCTGAAGGTTTACATAAAGACAGTGACCTGCTACCCAGAGAGAACTACCAAGCGCATGTACGATAGTTATTGGCGTCAGTTCAAGCACTCGGAGAAG